The following are encoded in a window of Amphiura filiformis unplaced genomic scaffold, Afil_fr2py scaffold_69, whole genome shotgun sequence genomic DNA:
- the LOC140144640 gene encoding craniofacial development protein 2-like translates to MERIATWNFSGLGDKEPELVETMERYRINIMGISDTRRKEYGMKEIHNNYVLLIWSGVEKNKRAKHGVGFVLHPEVTKNITETEYISERIMKLQIRQDGKNTTYIQIYAPCNNSYTDEEKDDFYDQLSDIIQGVNLDDNLLVMGDFNGRVGNQRTPWEAHLGPHSDHNTNRNYNGQLTLELCAQHGLFITNTFFQHRKSQIYTWYKWNDLEQASQIDFILARKSHQRHVIDSKAMPNIQVDTDHRPVMLETRAPHQIRNRKLKPVTTTINWKKLREEDTCQEIELEMAQKMCDNLSDRKGTAEEEWNLFKTSLTDTLKAKCGIKKAGKGDKKGTAWWNDTVKEAIKVKKKLFKQWSRTKSQSDYYKYKEARKECKKVVKTAKNASWQEYGENLAEKCEKSPREFYKAVKAVRQRDEPFDPTLKQQMGGIF, encoded by the coding sequence ATGGAAAGAATAGCCACTTGGAATTTCAGTGGCTTAGGTGACAAAGAACCAGAACTTGTTGAAACAATGGAAAGATACAGAATCAACATCATGGGAATATCAGACACCCGACGAAAGGAATATGGGATGAAAGAAATCCACAACAATTATGTCCTCCTCATATGGTCAGGagttgaaaagaacaaaagagCCAAGCATGGAGTTGGTTTTGTTCTGCACCCAGAAGTTACAAAGAACATCACAGAGACAGAATATATTTCAGAGAGAATCATGAAACTGCAGATAAGACAGGATGGTAAAAATACAACATATATCCAAATCTATGCACCCTGCAATAATTCATACACTGATGAGGAAAAGGATGACTTTTATGATCAGTTATCAGACATAATCCAAGGGGTAAATTTGGATGACAACCTATTGGTTATGGGAGATTTCAACGGAAGAGTTGGAAACCAGAGGACACCATGGGAAGCACACCTCGGCCCACACAGTGACCACAATACCAACAGAAATTACAACGGTCAACTAACACTGGAGCTATGTGCTCAGCATGGACTGTTCATCACAAATACATTCTTCCAACATAGAAAAAGTCAAATTTACACCTGGTATAAGTGGAACGACCTAGAGCAGGCATCACAGATAGACTTTATTCTTGCTAGGAAATCACACCAAAGACATGTAATAGACTCCAAAGCCATGCCCAACATACAGGTGGACACTGACCATCGTCCAGTGATGTTGGAAACCAGGGCACCACACCAAATAAGAAACAGGAAGCTGAAACCAGTGACAACCACTATCAACTGGAAGAAACTCAGAGAGGAAGACACCTGTCAAGAAATAGAATTGGAGATGGCACAGAAAATGTGTGACAATCTTTCAGACCGGAAAGGTACAGCAGAGGAGGAGTGGAACTTGTTCAAAACCTCACTAACAGATACGCTGAAAGCAAAGTGTGGGATAAAGAAGGCAGGAAAAGGTGATAAGAAAGGAACTGCATGGTGGAATGACACAGTGAAGGAAGCCATCAAAGTAAAGAAGAAACTCTTTAAGCAGTGGTCCAGAACGAAGTCTCAGAGTGATTATTACAAGTATAAAGAAGCAAGAAAAGAATGTAAGAAAGTAGTTAAAACAGCTAAGAATGCATCTTGGCAGGAATATGGAGAAAACCTAGCAGAGAAATGTGAGAAATCACCCAGAGAATTCTACAAGGCTGTGAAAGCTGTCAGACAAAGGGATGAACCTTTTGACCCCACATTGAAACAACAGATGGGAGGAATATTTTGA
- the LOC140144641 gene encoding uncharacterized protein has translation MEGYGIRGQLLDNVRALYKDSKCMVRTRSGQSKWFPVTSGVRQGCVLSPLLFLIYMDKIAKEANPTSGEINELLFADDQSLIHKDSAGLQDHTNKLNAACEKYGMKVSIAKTETMVCQTWTLNKRTTQKLITCEMRCLRRAANKSRRDKIRNEDIRKMVGTTPITEYVAKQQVRWFGHFMRMAPSQPASRTYNSKTTGTRARGRPRKRWADGVKEVLASYGIPMSEAPSEATRLAQERKLHFPTTL, from the exons ATGGAAGGCTATGGTATAAGAGGTCAACTGCTAGATAATGTCAGAGCTCTATATAAAGACAGCAAATGCATGGTGAGAACCAGAAGTGGGCAGTCAAAGTGGTTCCCAGTAACATCAGGGGTACGTCAAGGCTGTGTGCTGTCGCCACTGCTCTTCTTGATTTATATGGACAAGATCGCCAAGGAAGCAAATCCAACTAGTGGAGAAATAAATGAGCTTCTCTTTGCAGATGACCAGAGTCTCATCCACAAGGATTCAGCAGGACTTCAAGACCATACCAACAAACTAAATGCAGCTTGTGAGAAATATGGCATGAAAGTCAGCATAGCCAAAACAGAGACTATGGTG TGCCAAACGTGGACTCTCAACAAAAGAACAACCCAAAAGCTCATCACCTGTGAAATGAGATGCCTAAGAAGAGCAGCTAATAAGTCAAGGAGGGATAAAATCAGGAATGAGGATATCAGGAAGATGGTGGGCACCACACCAATCACAGAATATGTTGCAAAACAACAAGTTAGATGGTTCGGTCACTTTATGCGAATGGCCCCTAGCCAACCTGCATCAAGAacatataacagcaaaacaacaggaaCTAGGGCTAGAGGAAGACCAAGGAAGAGGTGGGCAGATGGAGTAAAGGAAGTACTCGCAAGTTATGGGATTCCCATGAGTGAGGCCCCGAGTGAGGCTACCCGACTCGCCCAGGAAAGAAAGTTACATTTCCCCACGACGCTATGA
- the LOC140144642 gene encoding uncharacterized protein, translating into MESSKTRGRRAHGQNGHSYQPYRSCKLPSHNAQHDVLKPKPNGNFKIETGKMAGQKLNICTYNTRTLRTEEVFETLLDELQEFKWDIIGLAETKREEQGIVELQGGMWLYNHGKTEEDTEAKGIGFLVHPKLTDYVTEIKSYSNRVAALNLHLTGKDQISIIQVYEPTSEYDDETVEIFYEDVSKAIEANKGKYTIVMGDFNAKVGECQPDEEAIMGKFGYGQRNKRGEMLLEFAAQHKLVIGNTFFKKNKNRYWTWESPDGHTRNQIDFILSSQKGIIQDCGVITNVDIGSDHRMVRAKLHISKRLARLKFIRNEKKSKINILRLREKRSEFQLELNNRFEGLDIEELDIDQTYQTISSTVMEVAAEVAPQEKRRKQTTEEDKEIEALDRRRKELREIIDKSIPEKSEYRELFKTVRKKRRQRSRKKRKEQIEIILKSGRGPQHIAKLNRKKSRMHQMRQKDGILTNDRQEILNVCADFYQDLYSSKSNEAKPNTISPDISAIPSITQKEVEMAVKEMKDSKAPGTDDITSDIIKIGGEGLLNI; encoded by the coding sequence ATGGAAAGTAGCAAAACTAGAGGCCGTAGAGCCCATGGCCAGAATGGGCACAGCTATCAACCATACAGAAGCTGTAAATTGCCTAGTCATAACGCTCAACATGACGTCTTGAAGCCAAAGCCTAACGGAAACTTCAAGATTGAGACGGGAAAAATGGCTGGACAAAAGTTGAACATTTGTACTTATAATACAAGGACTCTGAGAACAGAGGAAGTGTTTGAAACACTGTTGGATGAACTACAAGAATTCAAATGGGATATCATTGGATTAGCAGAAACCAAGAGAGAAGAACAGGGGATTGTTGAACTACAGGGAGGAATGTGGTTGTATAATCATGGTAAAACTGAAGAGGACACAGAAGCAAAAGGAATTGGATTTCTTGTACATCCAAAACTTACCGATTATGTCACAGAAATAAAAAGCTACTCCAACAGAGTAGCTGCACTGAACCTTCACTTGACAGGAAAAGACCAAATAAGCATCATCCAAGTGTATGAGCCCACTAGCGAGTACGATGATGAGACAGTAGAAATATTCTATGAAGACGTGAGTAAGGCAATAGAAGCCAACAAAGGAAAGTATACCATTGTAatgggcgattttaatgccaaagTAGGAGAATGCCAACCAGATGAAGAGGCCATCATGGGAAAATTTGGTTATGGACAGAGAAATAAAAGAGGTGAAATGCTACTGGAATTTGCAGCACAGCATAAGCTGGTTATAGGCAACACATTCTTCAAGAAAAATAAAAACCGCTATTGGACATGGGAAAGCCCTGATGGACACACCAGAAACCAAATAGACTTTATTCTCAGTAGCCAAAAGGGAATTATCCAGGACTGTGGAGTTATCACAAATGTAGATATAGGAAGTGATCACAGAATGGTGAGGGCTAAACTTCATATCAGCAAAAGACTAGCCAGGCTTAAATTTatcagaaatgaaaagaaaagcaagATTAACATCCTACGACTAAGAGAGAAGAGGTCAGAATTCCAGTTGGAATTGAACAATCGCTTTGAGGGACTAGACATTGAAGAGTTGGATATAGACCAAACATACCAAACTATATCCAGCACTGTGATGGAAGTGGCAGCAGAAGTAGCTCCACAAgagaagaggaggaagcaaaCAACTGAGGAGGACAAAGAGATTGAGGCCCTGGACAGAAGGAGGAAAGAATTAAGAGAAATTATCGACAAATCAATACCTGAAAAGAGCGAATACAGGGAGCTCTTCAAAACTGTGAGGAAAAAACGTAGACAGAGGagcagaaagaagagaaaagaacaaATAGAAATCATTCTCAAAAGTGGAAGAGGACCTCAGCATATTGCAAAGCTGAACCGGAAGAAATCAAGAATGCACCAAATGAGACAAAAAGATGGTATCTTAACAAATGACAGGCAAGAGATACTTAATGTATGCGCAGACTTTTATCAAGACCTGTATAGCTCCAAATCAAATGAGGCAAAACCAAATACAATATCACCAGACATATCAGCCATCCCAAGTATAACACAAAAAGAAGTGGAAATGGCGGTAAAGGAGATGAAAGACAGCAAAGCACCAGGAACAGATGACATTACTAGTGATATTATCAAGATTGGAGGAGAGGGATTACTCAACATTTAG